One segment of Candidatus Paceibacterota bacterium DNA contains the following:
- the gyrA gene encoding DNA gyrase subunit A: protein MKNKPDKNNLVKSGGIQDREIVEEMKTSYIDYAMSVIVSRALPDVRDGLKPVHRRILYTMLEEGLRHNAKFRKSATVVGSTLGRYHPHGDMAVYDALVRMAQDFSLRYPLIQGQGNFGSIDNDPAAAPRYTECKMSKIGEEMLLGIEKGTVDFTENYDGTRKEPAVLPSPLPQLILNGSMGIAVGMATNIPPHNLREVADALIYLIDNPDASSEDLFKFVKGPDFPTGGIIFGKKDIISAYSQGKGPIVVRGKAEIKEDKSGKNQIIINEIPYQTQKSSLVEQFARLVKEKKLIGIKDIRDESDKEGMRVVFDLQRDAFPQKILNKLYKFTDLQRTFHLNMLALTERVQPKVLSLSEVLSQFIAHRKEVIVRRTKYELQKAKERYHILEGLHKCLSKIDEVIKIIKASLNREDALKNLIKRFKLSEIQANAILDTKLSFLARLERKKIEDELKEIEKQMKELMAILKSPKKVEDIFKKETLEVKEKFGDERKTKFSVQGAEEIAEEDLIPHEETIITLTKGGYIKRINPNTYKIQKRGGKGILGMKTMQEDIVEHFLLADTHDSLLFFTDSGKVFRTMVYDIAEGTRVARGRGLLNFIDITPNDKILSIMALSKEETKSGVKNLLMVTENGIIKRTELEQFKNVRKTGLIAIKLKKGDLLKNVFKTTGEDEVVLITRKGLSIKFKEKDIREMGRSASGVKAMGLKKEDKIVGGCAIRPEKEKEEYLLVLTEKGFGKKTNVKEYRLQKRGGSGIKAANINPKTGDLVFAQILYGDEEDLIIISRKGHIIRTGISSIPKLGRATQGVRIMKLEPGNGAASAICI from the coding sequence ATGAAAAATAAACCGGATAAAAATAATTTAGTCAAGAGCGGGGGCATACAGGACAGAGAAATAGTTGAGGAAATGAAAACTTCTTACATTGACTATGCGATGTCTGTAATTGTATCTCGCGCTCTTCCCGATGTAAGAGACGGATTAAAGCCGGTCCATAGACGCATTCTTTATACTATGCTTGAAGAGGGATTAAGGCATAATGCGAAATTTAGAAAATCGGCGACCGTAGTCGGTTCTACGCTTGGCCGTTATCATCCCCATGGAGATATGGCGGTCTATGATGCTTTAGTCAGAATGGCCCAGGATTTTTCGCTTCGTTACCCTCTTATTCAGGGACAAGGAAATTTCGGTTCAATAGACAACGATCCTGCTGCTGCCCCCAGATATACGGAATGTAAAATGTCAAAAATCGGGGAAGAAATGCTTTTGGGAATTGAGAAAGGAACTGTGGATTTTACCGAGAATTATGATGGAACAAGAAAAGAGCCGGCTGTTTTGCCTTCTCCTTTGCCTCAGCTTATCTTAAACGGCTCTATGGGAATTGCCGTTGGAATGGCTACAAATATTCCTCCTCATAATTTAAGGGAGGTTGCCGATGCTTTAATTTATCTAATAGACAATCCCGATGCTTCTTCTGAGGATCTTTTTAAATTTGTAAAAGGGCCTGATTTTCCAACCGGCGGGATAATATTCGGAAAAAAAGACATAATTTCCGCTTATTCACAGGGAAAAGGACCGATAGTTGTGAGAGGAAAGGCGGAAATAAAAGAAGATAAATCGGGGAAAAATCAGATTATAATAAACGAAATTCCTTATCAGACCCAAAAGTCGTCTTTGGTTGAGCAGTTTGCAAGATTAGTGAAAGAGAAGAAATTAATTGGGATAAAAGATATTAGGGATGAATCAGACAAAGAAGGAATGAGGGTTGTTTTTGACCTTCAAAGAGATGCTTTTCCTCAGAAAATTTTAAATAAGCTTTATAAATTTACCGATTTGCAAAGAACATTTCATTTGAATATGCTTGCTCTTACCGAAAGAGTTCAGCCGAAAGTTTTGTCTTTATCTGAAGTTCTTTCTCAATTTATAGCTCACCGCAAAGAGGTAATTGTGAGAAGAACAAAGTATGAGCTTCAAAAAGCGAAAGAGAGATACCATATTTTAGAAGGTCTTCATAAGTGCCTTTCTAAAATTGACGAGGTGATAAAAATAATCAAGGCCTCTTTAAACAGGGAAGACGCTCTGAAGAATTTAATCAAAAGATTTAAACTTTCGGAAATACAAGCAAACGCTATTTTGGATACAAAGCTTTCTTTTTTAGCCCGTCTTGAAAGAAAAAAAATAGAAGACGAATTGAAAGAAATAGAAAAGCAGATGAAAGAGTTAATGGCAATATTAAAAAGCCCGAAAAAAGTGGAAGATATTTTTAAGAAAGAAACGCTGGAAGTAAAAGAGAAATTCGGCGATGAAAGAAAAACTAAGTTTTCTGTTCAGGGAGCGGAAGAAATTGCCGAAGAGGACCTTATTCCTCATGAAGAAACAATCATTACTCTTACAAAAGGAGGATATATTAAAAGAATAAACCCTAATACTTATAAAATACAAAAGAGAGGAGGCAAGGGAATTTTGGGAATGAAAACAATGCAGGAGGATATTGTTGAACATTTCCTTCTTGCTGATACCCATGATTCACTTCTGTTCTTTACCGATTCGGGAAAGGTTTTTAGAACCATGGTTTATGATATTGCCGAAGGAACGAGAGTTGCAAGAGGACGCGGCCTTTTGAATTTTATTGATATTACCCCAAATGACAAGATACTTTCGATAATGGCTCTTTCAAAAGAAGAAACAAAGTCGGGAGTGAAGAATTTGTTGATGGTTACGGAAAATGGTATAATTAAAAGGACAGAACTGGAACAGTTTAAGAATGTAAGAAAAACGGGTCTTATCGCTATAAAACTGAAAAAGGGAGATTTGCTTAAGAATGTTTTTAAAACAACAGGAGAAGATGAAGTTGTTCTTATTACAAGAAAAGGGTTGTCCATAAAATTCAAAGAAAAGGATATAAGAGAAATGGGACGGTCTGCCAGCGGGGTAAAAGCAATGGGACTAAAAAAAGAAGACAAAATTGTTGGCGGGTGCGCCATAAGACCAGAAAAAGAAAAAGAAGAATATCTTCTTGTTCTAACAGAGAAAGGATTTGGCAAAAAGACAAATGTTAAAGAATATCGGCTTCAAAAAAGAGGAGGGTCCGGAATCAAAGCGGCAAACATCAACCCAAAGACAGGAGATCTTGTTTTCGCCCAGATTCTTTACGGAGATGAGGAAGATTTGATTATCATTTCCAGAAAAGGGCATATTATAAGAACGGGTATTTCTTCTATCCCAAAGTTAGGAAGGGCCACCCAGGGAGTGAGAATAATGAAGCTTGAGCCGGGAAACGGCGCTGCTTCTGCAATATGCATATGA
- a CDS encoding class I SAM-dependent methyltransferase, producing the protein MIFLNPEEVLNKIEIKEDMIAADFGCGSGGFTFPLAKKLKKGFVYAVDIQELPLSAMRGRANMESISNIDFILGDIENKLDIQENSLDIVTIINVLFQIEDKKAVIGEALRLLKKGGKMIIVDWDKKAKMQLVEEKVSLDEIKEIAKDKGFAIEEEFKAGTHHCGVIFKKI; encoded by the coding sequence ATGATTTTTTTAAATCCTGAAGAAGTTTTAAATAAAATTGAAATTAAAGAAGATATGATTGCCGCTGACTTTGGCTGTGGTTCAGGAGGATTTACTTTTCCTTTGGCAAAAAAGCTCAAAAAAGGATTTGTTTACGCTGTTGATATTCAAGAACTTCCTTTGTCTGCTATGAGAGGAAGGGCAAATATGGAAAGCATAAGCAATATTGATTTTATTTTAGGAGATATAGAGAATAAATTAGATATACAGGAAAATTCCCTTGATATTGTTACAATTATAAACGTCCTTTTTCAAATTGAAGATAAAAAAGCCGTAATTGGAGAGGCATTAAGGTTGCTCAAAAAAGGAGGCAAAATGATTATTGTTGATTGGGATAAAAAAGCAAAAATGCAACTTGTGGAAGAAAAGGTTTCTTTGGATGAAATAAAAGAAATTGCCAAAGATAAGGGCTTTGCTATTGAAGAAGAATTCAAGGCAGGCACTCATCACTGCGGAGTTATATTTAAAAAAATATAA
- a CDS encoding calcium/sodium antiporter encodes MVFIWTAIFFLSVFVLVKGADFLISSAEKIGLSMGFSPFIIGVTIVGLGTSFPELITSFVAAFKGAQEIIVANAVGSNIVNILLVVGLSAIVGRKLVVTKSLIDIDLPLLAIGTVLFLGIVFDKEITIGESFLMVITYGGYLLYTAFHREEDDDKEEEEFSGILPSRQTRRKEKVSLKNEARPKVSYKDFLILFAGIVSLLLGAKYLIDSLVELSKILNIAPSIIAVTAVSLGTSLPELIVSVKAALKKKAELALGNIFGSNVFNMFIVVGLPGLFFSLTVEDQIYTIGIPTMALATLLFVISGISRKIHMWEGAFYLSLYVLFIAKLFNWF; translated from the coding sequence ATGGTTTTTATTTGGACAGCAATTTTTTTTCTTTCGGTCTTTGTTCTTGTCAAAGGAGCTGATTTTCTTATTTCAAGCGCGGAAAAGATCGGTCTTTCAATGGGTTTTTCTCCTTTTATAATCGGAGTTACTATTGTCGGGCTTGGAACCTCTTTTCCTGAGCTCATTACCTCTTTTGTTGCTGCTTTTAAGGGAGCCCAGGAAATTATTGTTGCAAATGCAGTCGGTTCAAATATTGTAAATATACTTCTTGTTGTCGGACTTTCTGCTATTGTAGGCAGAAAGCTTGTTGTTACTAAAAGCTTGATAGATATTGACTTGCCTCTTCTTGCAATAGGGACAGTTTTGTTTCTTGGGATTGTCTTTGATAAAGAAATTACAATAGGGGAATCTTTTCTTATGGTTATAACCTACGGAGGATATTTGCTTTATACAGCTTTTCATAGAGAAGAAGATGATGATAAGGAAGAGGAAGAATTTTCCGGTATTTTGCCTTCAAGACAGACAAGAAGGAAAGAGAAAGTTTCTCTGAAAAATGAAGCTCGACCAAAAGTTTCTTATAAAGATTTTCTAATTCTTTTTGCCGGAATAGTAAGTTTACTTTTGGGTGCCAAGTATCTTATTGATTCGCTTGTGGAATTGTCAAAGATTCTCAATATTGCCCCTAGTATTATCGCCGTTACAGCGGTTTCCCTTGGAACTTCTCTGCCGGAATTGATTGTTTCAGTAAAGGCCGCTTTAAAGAAAAAAGCAGAACTTGCTCTTGGCAATATTTTTGGATCCAATGTTTTTAATATGTTTATAGTAGTTGGGCTTCCGGGTCTTTTTTTCTCTTTAACGGTTGAAGATCAAATTTACACAATTGGTATTCCTACAATGGCTCTTGCCACTCTTCTTTTTGTTATTTCCGGAATTTCAAGAAAGATTCATATGTGGGAAGGGGCTTTTTATCTTTCATTATACGTTTTATTTATAGCAAAGCTTTTTAATTGGTTTTAA
- the leuS gene encoding leucine--tRNA ligase, whose product MKKYEPKKIEQKWQNVWEKKGVFKAKDFSKKKKLYLLVEFPYPSGEGLHVGHCRSFTAFDIIARKKRMEGYNVLYPIGWDAFGLPTENHAIKKGLHPSVITKKNTDTFRRQLKKAGFSFDFSREINTTNPDYYKWTQWIFIQMFKKGLAYKDKMDINWCPSCKIGLANEEVISGNCERCNTKVEKKEKEQWMLRITKYADRLIKDLDLVDYLEKIKIQQKEWIGKSEGALVKFYIEEIKEYVEVFTTRIDTIFSGTFLILSPGHKIIEKHKDKIKNIKEVMEYHRKAKNTSDIDRTNIEKEITGVKLEGLTAINPATNEKMQVWSADFVLEHYGSGAVFADAHDIRDFKMAKIYNLPLKISLIPKDKDLARKVENFEECFEGEGTLCNSMQFDGISSSLARPLIISFLKKKGLAKEKTVYKLRDWVFSRQHYWGEPIPMVFCKKCGWTEIPEKELPLKLPDVKKYQPSNTGESPLSLIPSFVNTKCPKCKGEAKRETDTMPNWAGSNWYFLRYLDVKNNKKLADSKKIKYWMPVDWYNGGMEHVTLHLLYSRFVYKFLWDINAVPKEIGKEPYKKRTAQGMILGQGGIKMSKSKGNVVNPEEIIDKWGSDVFRVYIMFMGPFEQAISWDSKGIKGARRFLEKVFAISVSEEVSSGIKKNLQKTIRKVSKDIDALKFNTAISSLMEFSNSLKDGKIDKENFKDFLKILSPFAPHLCEHLWNENKFKDLCLSSFWPKFSKELEKEKELEIVVQVNGKLRAKLLLPIDISEEEAKKVALSNEKVKSNIGEKKIKRVVFVPKKLINFVI is encoded by the coding sequence ATGAAAAAATACGAACCGAAAAAAATAGAGCAAAAATGGCAGAATGTTTGGGAGAAAAAAGGCGTTTTTAAAGCAAAGGATTTTTCAAAGAAAAAAAAGCTCTATTTGCTTGTTGAGTTTCCATATCCTTCAGGAGAAGGGCTTCATGTCGGACATTGCCGGAGCTTTACGGCTTTTGACATTATTGCCCGGAAAAAAAGAATGGAGGGTTATAACGTCCTTTATCCTATTGGCTGGGATGCTTTCGGATTGCCGACAGAAAATCATGCTATTAAAAAAGGACTTCATCCGTCTGTTATCACAAAGAAAAATACAGACACTTTCAGACGCCAGTTGAAAAAGGCGGGTTTTTCTTTTGATTTTTCAAGAGAGATAAACACAACAAATCCAGATTATTATAAATGGACCCAGTGGATATTTATACAAATGTTTAAAAAAGGGCTTGCATACAAAGACAAAATGGACATTAATTGGTGTCCTTCCTGTAAAATAGGACTTGCTAACGAGGAAGTTATTTCCGGGAATTGCGAAAGATGCAATACAAAAGTGGAAAAAAAAGAGAAAGAACAATGGATGCTGAGAATTACAAAATATGCCGACCGCCTGATTAAGGATCTTGATCTTGTTGATTATCTTGAAAAGATAAAAATCCAGCAGAAAGAATGGATAGGAAAATCGGAAGGTGCTTTGGTTAAATTCTACATTGAAGAAATAAAAGAATATGTCGAGGTTTTTACCACAAGAATAGATACTATATTTTCGGGAACTTTTTTAATACTGTCCCCCGGGCACAAAATAATAGAAAAGCACAAGGATAAAATCAAGAATATTAAGGAGGTTATGGAATACCATAGAAAGGCAAAAAATACTTCCGATATAGACAGAACAAATATTGAAAAAGAAATAACCGGAGTTAAATTAGAGGGCCTTACTGCCATAAATCCGGCTACAAATGAAAAAATGCAAGTTTGGAGCGCTGATTTTGTTCTTGAACATTATGGTTCAGGAGCCGTTTTTGCCGATGCTCATGATATCAGAGATTTTAAGATGGCAAAGATTTATAACCTGCCTTTGAAAATATCCCTTATTCCAAAAGATAAGGATTTGGCTAGAAAAGTTGAAAATTTTGAAGAATGTTTTGAAGGAGAAGGGACTCTTTGCAATTCAATGCAATTTGACGGCATTTCTTCTTCTTTGGCAAGACCGCTTATTATTTCCTTTTTAAAGAAAAAAGGCCTTGCTAAGGAAAAAACCGTTTATAAATTAAGGGATTGGGTTTTTTCAAGACAGCATTATTGGGGAGAGCCGATTCCGATGGTTTTTTGCAAGAAGTGCGGATGGACGGAAATTCCTGAAAAGGAACTTCCTTTAAAATTGCCCGACGTTAAAAAGTATCAGCCGTCAAACACCGGAGAGTCCCCCCTTTCTTTAATTCCTTCTTTTGTTAATACAAAATGTCCAAAGTGCAAAGGAGAGGCAAAAAGGGAAACGGACACTATGCCAAATTGGGCCGGCTCTAATTGGTATTTCCTTCGCTATCTGGATGTAAAAAACAATAAAAAACTGGCGGATTCAAAAAAGATAAAATACTGGATGCCGGTTGATTGGTATAACGGAGGAATGGAACATGTTACTTTGCATTTGCTTTACTCCCGTTTTGTTTATAAATTTCTGTGGGATATTAACGCTGTTCCAAAAGAAATAGGGAAAGAACCTTATAAAAAAAGAACTGCCCAAGGAATGATTTTGGGACAAGGAGGAATCAAGATGTCAAAATCAAAGGGCAATGTTGTAAATCCCGAGGAAATAATAGATAAATGGGGAAGCGATGTTTTCAGAGTTTATATCATGTTCATGGGTCCTTTCGAGCAGGCCATTTCATGGGATTCCAAAGGAATAAAAGGAGCAAGAAGGTTTTTGGAAAAGGTTTTTGCAATTTCCGTTTCAGAGGAAGTTTCTTCTGGAATTAAAAAAAATCTTCAAAAGACAATAAGAAAAGTTTCAAAAGACATAGACGCTTTAAAGTTCAATACGGCGATAAGCTCTCTGATGGAATTTTCCAATTCTTTAAAAGATGGAAAAATTGACAAAGAGAATTTCAAGGATTTTCTTAAAATTCTCTCTCCCTTTGCTCCTCATCTTTGCGAGCATTTATGGAATGAAAATAAATTTAAAGATCTTTGC